In Candidatus Gastranaerophilales bacterium, a single genomic region encodes these proteins:
- a CDS encoding metallophosphoesterase, protein MLNSNLGHNISFKQADVNILALSDTHGDTKSTIPLYQNIKDSKDDVFIKKSAPSTLNLLAVVGDWFMNPTQKGFLTYPKMTTGQYQSVFLNAIIKKTKSFVPDLKVLYTPGNHCLDGGSKVLLENTKNIDMDTIISNSHIENAPDIKNLDKSSKNKISESKILEIPDDKDPKKIHKVLALGIIPINIDYLVKEDISGLGLFGTKNIKDADLKEKDARETCVALKEIVDKFKEKNPDGAVMLMSHAGEPVSKTIARNVQNIDLILNAHDHQDKLSYVKNDDGKITRIVSLSQNAQKIEGVNIHFDDDNNITVSSKPHYTDFKNIDPKNPIQALYNYLFKKDLSPIFSIKDPLGRSELSIDNVRYENNDLANFCTDAVYSEIKKEHPEVTVFGVGSTAFRKNLPTSTNRPIINMDNIDLMKGIAGELANVMVGSISGQILASYIYENVIDNLSSPSRNALNQFSGIVINKAAIQDLSQNNININSKNPKCAYQYIQIRNEFGEFEPIDPEKNYNVALPKKLFVKSTNKPFHDSIKNFENTNIPVDAYFRQFAENCAKEIDLNLDYRIIT, encoded by the coding sequence ATGCTAAATTCTAACTTAGGACACAACATAAGCTTTAAACAAGCAGATGTAAATATCTTGGCTTTAAGTGACACTCACGGTGACACCAAAAGTACTATACCTTTATACCAAAATATTAAAGATAGCAAAGACGATGTCTTCATAAAAAAATCAGCCCCATCCACCTTAAACCTTTTGGCTGTTGTAGGGGATTGGTTTATGAACCCTACACAAAAAGGCTTTTTAACATATCCTAAAATGACGACCGGACAATACCAATCTGTATTTTTGAACGCAATTATTAAAAAAACCAAAAGCTTTGTACCCGATTTAAAAGTCCTTTATACCCCCGGCAATCACTGTCTTGACGGTGGCTCAAAAGTGCTTCTTGAAAACACAAAAAACATAGACATGGACACAATAATATCAAACTCTCATATAGAAAATGCCCCTGATATAAAAAACTTAGACAAATCAAGTAAAAATAAAATTTCTGAATCAAAAATACTTGAAATTCCTGACGACAAAGACCCTAAAAAAATCCACAAAGTTTTGGCACTCGGCATAATCCCCATAAACATCGATTATCTCGTAAAAGAAGATATCTCCGGATTGGGACTTTTTGGCACTAAAAATATTAAAGATGCGGATTTAAAAGAAAAAGATGCCAGAGAAACTTGCGTTGCTCTGAAAGAAATCGTAGATAAATTTAAAGAAAAAAACCCTGACGGAGCCGTCATGCTTATGAGCCACGCCGGAGAGCCCGTTTCAAAAACCATTGCCAGAAACGTGCAAAATATTGACTTGATTTTGAACGCTCACGACCATCAAGATAAATTATCCTACGTAAAAAATGATGACGGTAAAATCACTCGAATTGTTTCGCTTTCTCAAAATGCTCAAAAAATTGAAGGCGTAAATATTCATTTTGACGACGACAACAATATCACAGTAAGCTCAAAACCACATTATACCGATTTTAAAAACATTGACCCTAAAAACCCAATTCAAGCTCTTTATAACTATTTATTCAAAAAAGATTTATCACCGATTTTTTCAATAAAAGACCCCCTCGGTCGCTCTGAATTAAGCATTGACAATGTAAGATATGAAAATAATGATTTGGCAAATTTCTGCACCGACGCTGTTTACTCAGAAATCAAAAAAGAACACCCTGAAGTAACGGTTTTTGGAGTCGGTTCAACTGCGTTTAGAAAAAATCTCCCCACATCAACCAACAGACCAATTATAAATATGGACAACATAGACCTTATGAAAGGAATAGCAGGAGAACTCGCAAATGTAATGGTAGGTTCGATTTCAGGACAAATACTCGCAAGCTATATTTACGAAAATGTTATTGACAATCTATCAAGCCCAAGCAGAAACGCCTTAAATCAATTTTCAGGAATCGTAATTAACAAAGCAGCTATTCAGGATTTGAGCCAAAACAACATAAACATTAACTCCAAAAACCCGAAATGTGCTTATCAATACATTCAAATAAGAAACGAATTTGGAGAATTTGAGCCTATTGACCCTGAAAAAAATTACAATGTAGCTCTGCCTAAAAAATTGTTCGTAAAATCAACGAATAAGCCATTCCACGACTCAATCAAAAATTTCGAAAACACAAATATTCCAGTCGACGCATATTTTAGACAATTCGCAGAAAATTGCGCTAAAGAAATTGATTTAAATCTCGATTATAGAATAATAACCTAA
- a CDS encoding glutamate-cysteine ligase family protein, translating to MLELAQENTIKNKDDLLEIFFDGIKQTQKIGVEFEKIAVYKNSNKAVGYEDIKKLLLNFKSANWEKTYKDGALLGLSGSLGNISLEPGSQVEISFKPLNTINEIHENIDNYLCQLYTACENLNISFLELGAQPLSTFENINIIPKKRYEYMSRYLPTKGEYPFVMMRETAGIQASFDYNSEKDAMEKLALALKLSPIISAVFANSPVRNGKLNGYKSFRANSWLHMDNDRCGLVSKNLVENPQDFSFEKYMEILLDVPMIFVEKDGISIPISDLTFREYIKSGFKGLQASKQDWLTHLSLFFPDVRLKNYIEIRNHDSQKREFVEAIPAFWKGLLYNAKYFNKAKKLIENLNFYQISLLRQNTPKTGLTEPIRDLALQLFSIAFDSLKEMNLNEEAYLQPIMSLLAKNKTPADLIIDSLQNN from the coding sequence ATGCTTGAACTAGCACAAGAAAACACCATAAAAAATAAAGATGATTTATTAGAAATATTTTTCGATGGCATAAAACAAACTCAAAAAATAGGAGTTGAATTCGAAAAAATTGCCGTTTATAAAAATTCTAACAAAGCTGTTGGCTATGAAGATATAAAAAAACTCTTATTGAATTTTAAATCTGCAAACTGGGAAAAAACATATAAAGATGGTGCCCTTTTGGGGTTATCAGGCTCCCTCGGAAATATTTCCCTAGAACCGGGAAGCCAAGTAGAAATAAGCTTTAAACCTTTAAATACAATAAATGAAATCCATGAAAATATAGACAACTACCTTTGTCAGCTTTATACTGCCTGCGAAAATCTCAATATATCTTTTTTAGAACTGGGAGCTCAACCTCTCTCTACGTTTGAAAATATAAACATTATTCCTAAAAAACGATATGAATATATGTCACGATATTTGCCGACAAAAGGCGAATACCCCTTTGTTATGATGAGAGAAACAGCTGGTATCCAAGCAAGTTTTGACTACAACAGTGAAAAAGACGCTATGGAAAAATTAGCACTTGCCCTAAAATTGAGCCCAATTATCAGTGCAGTTTTTGCAAATTCTCCTGTAAGAAACGGCAAACTAAACGGATACAAATCTTTTAGAGCCAATAGTTGGCTTCACATGGACAACGACAGGTGCGGACTTGTATCAAAAAATTTAGTTGAAAATCCTCAAGATTTTTCCTTTGAAAAATATATGGAAATACTTCTTGATGTTCCGATGATTTTTGTAGAAAAAGACGGTATTTCTATTCCTATATCAGATTTGACATTTAGAGAATATATCAAATCTGGTTTTAAAGGCCTACAAGCTTCAAAACAAGATTGGCTCACCCACCTGAGCCTGTTTTTCCCTGACGTTAGGCTTAAAAATTATATTGAGATAAGAAATCACGACAGCCAAAAAAGAGAATTCGTCGAAGCAATTCCTGCTTTTTGGAAGGGACTTTTATATAACGCAAAATATTTTAACAAAGCTAAAAAACTTATTGAAAATCTGAATTTTTATCAAATATCACTCCTAAGACAAAATACTCCAAAAACAGGACTTACAGAACCTATAAGGGATTTAGCCCTTCAACTTTTCTCGATTGCATTTGATAGTTTAAAAGAAATGAATCTTAATGAAGAAGCCTATCTTCAACCGATAATGAGCCTTTTGGCAAAAAACAAAACCCCTGCTGATTTAATCATTGACTCATTGCAAAATAATTAA
- a CDS encoding GRP family sugar transporter, translating to MELLYTSIILRILSNPVANVVQKKLVGTGRDVFRVNFFTYILLGFCCLIYLPLFFNNNYSLKFWEYALIGGFFGAFGNAFLIKALKTGELSVLGPINSYKAVVGLIFGIILLGEIPKIYGLIGMFFVILGSYFVFDTLEEKFTWKIFLRKDVRYRLLALIFTGIEAIFIKKVIVLSSPLASFCVWCWFGALFSFLILFFKSNNVNRKIKPEDISKYILLAVLMGLMQLSTNFVFERMNVGYALSLFQLSTLVSVFLGYRIFHEKEIKKKLVGASIMIFGAILIILQ from the coding sequence GTGGAATTATTATACACATCAATTATTTTAAGAATTTTGTCTAATCCAGTTGCAAATGTTGTCCAAAAAAAATTGGTAGGCACAGGCAGAGATGTATTTCGTGTTAATTTTTTTACTTATATTCTTTTAGGCTTTTGCTGTTTAATATATCTGCCATTGTTTTTTAATAATAATTATTCTTTAAAATTTTGGGAATATGCTCTAATTGGTGGCTTTTTCGGAGCTTTTGGAAATGCTTTTTTAATAAAGGCATTAAAAACCGGTGAATTATCGGTTTTGGGGCCGATAAATTCTTATAAAGCAGTTGTGGGTCTCATTTTTGGTATAATTTTACTTGGCGAAATTCCTAAAATTTATGGCTTGATTGGAATGTTTTTTGTAATTTTAGGCAGTTATTTTGTATTTGATACGTTAGAGGAAAAATTTACTTGGAAAATATTTTTAAGGAAAGATGTCAGGTATAGACTGTTAGCCTTGATTTTTACCGGAATAGAGGCAATTTTTATCAAAAAAGTTATTGTTTTATCTTCACCTTTGGCATCATTTTGCGTGTGGTGTTGGTTCGGTGCTTTGTTTTCGTTTTTGATTTTATTTTTCAAATCAAATAACGTTAATCGAAAGATTAAGCCTGAGGATATTTCTAAATATATTTTATTGGCGGTTTTGATGGGATTAATGCAACTTTCGACCAATTTTGTTTTTGAAAGAATGAATGTCGGGTATGCTCTTTCTTTGTTTCAACTTTCGACGTTGGTGAGTGTTTTTTTAGGGTATCGTATTTTTCACGAAAAAGAGATAAAAAAGAAACTGGTTGGGGCGAGCATAATGATATTTGGTGCGATTTTAATTATTTTGCAATGA
- a CDS encoding PocR ligand-binding domain-containing protein: MYNSLDKDLFKLSDIIDIDFMQRIQDDFADTLGFAAITIDNEKPFTKPSNFTDFCVCKTRKSKEGMKNCLHCDLKGGEKALKEKKPVIYSCHAGLTDFAVPITIEGKHIGSILCGQVRTDKLDEKKIRQLAKKYDINEEEYIEAYRKIKYVPKEQLEIVAKSLWLIANTVSEMAYNNYKLIVEQKVRASIEKILRIINESNEKEEILQPMCKEIADLFNIERVIIMKFSEQGPELQCDYTINPSIYTIKEHLSTEEYQKVLDFWNKKLLERNEITIFDDIEQVGVPPQIKKYYLNHKIKTTMSKTFCRTDDSVMVIVLAKYYENRPWTKMSEDTLRVITAQIEVALNKAKLHQENYIQQEREKALLNNLPYTAWLKDKDGKYLTVNKVALQMYGHKIEEILGKDDFEIFGTNAGKIRQEEDRKVIESKQSIFFEKESMVKGIKRYVEGYKSPVFDKNGEVIATAGIVKDVTDIKEVDQIKSEFVSIVSHELRTPVTSIRGGLELVINGLVGEIPEKAKELLRIANSNSQRLCGIIDNILDLEKLETDNIKLDNDFNNVKQMIESVINDNKAYAEQAQIPIFTDIDLDDINIKVDRKRFMQVLSNLLTNAIKFSLPDNKVSLIAKCINNNIHIGVTNKGPIIPEGSASIFEKFSQIDASDTRKKGGIGLGLTISKLLIEKMGGKIGYTSSDGQTTFFVHLPKAN, encoded by the coding sequence ATGTATAATAGTCTTGATAAAGATTTATTTAAACTTTCAGATATTATTGACATTGATTTTATGCAAAGAATTCAAGATGACTTTGCTGACACATTGGGTTTTGCTGCTATAACAATTGATAATGAAAAACCGTTTACAAAACCTTCGAATTTCACTGATTTTTGTGTTTGTAAAACACGTAAATCTAAAGAAGGTATGAAAAATTGCCTCCACTGTGACTTAAAAGGCGGAGAAAAAGCTTTAAAAGAAAAAAAACCAGTAATCTATTCTTGCCATGCCGGTTTGACCGATTTTGCCGTGCCTATCACCATCGAAGGGAAACACATCGGCTCTATCCTTTGTGGACAAGTAAGAACCGATAAGCTTGATGAGAAAAAAATCAGACAATTAGCCAAAAAATACGACATAAACGAAGAAGAATACATCGAAGCTTATAGAAAAATAAAATACGTTCCCAAAGAACAATTGGAAATCGTCGCTAAAAGCCTTTGGTTAATAGCTAATACCGTATCCGAAATGGCATATAACAATTACAAGCTTATCGTAGAACAAAAAGTAAGAGCTTCTATTGAAAAAATTCTAAGAATTATAAATGAAAGTAATGAAAAAGAAGAAATCTTGCAACCAATGTGCAAAGAAATTGCTGATTTATTTAATATCGAAAGAGTTATAATAATGAAGTTTTCAGAACAAGGTCCTGAGCTTCAATGTGACTATACAATTAATCCTTCAATTTATACCATTAAAGAACATTTGTCTACTGAAGAATATCAAAAAGTACTTGATTTTTGGAATAAAAAACTACTCGAAAGAAACGAAATAACCATCTTTGATGATATTGAACAAGTCGGTGTACCTCCTCAAATAAAAAAATACTATTTGAATCATAAAATTAAAACCACTATGTCAAAAACTTTTTGTCGTACTGACGATTCTGTCATGGTTATTGTGCTAGCTAAATATTACGAAAACAGACCTTGGACAAAAATGAGCGAAGATACATTACGAGTAATTACCGCTCAAATTGAGGTTGCCCTTAATAAGGCAAAACTTCACCAAGAAAATTATATACAACAAGAACGTGAAAAAGCTCTTTTAAATAATTTACCATATACAGCTTGGCTAAAAGATAAAGATGGAAAATATCTAACAGTTAATAAAGTTGCTCTACAAATGTACGGACACAAAATAGAAGAAATACTCGGCAAAGATGATTTTGAAATTTTTGGTACAAATGCCGGAAAAATAAGACAAGAAGAAGATAGGAAGGTCATTGAGAGCAAACAGTCTATTTTCTTTGAGAAAGAATCCATGGTCAAAGGCATCAAAAGATATGTCGAAGGATATAAATCCCCTGTTTTTGACAAAAACGGCGAAGTTATAGCAACCGCAGGAATTGTTAAAGATGTAACTGATATAAAAGAAGTAGACCAAATTAAATCAGAATTTGTATCTATAGTAAGCCATGAATTGAGAACTCCTGTTACTTCAATCCGAGGCGGTTTGGAACTCGTTATTAACGGGCTTGTAGGAGAAATCCCAGAAAAAGCAAAAGAACTACTCAGAATTGCAAACAGCAACTCTCAAAGATTATGTGGCATTATTGACAATATATTAGATCTTGAAAAACTCGAAACAGATAATATCAAACTCGACAATGATTTCAATAATGTTAAACAAATGATTGAAAGCGTTATTAATGACAACAAAGCATACGCAGAACAAGCTCAAATACCGATTTTTACAGATATAGACCTTGATGATATTAATATTAAAGTTGATAGAAAACGCTTTATGCAGGTTTTAAGCAACTTATTGACAAACGCTATTAAATTTTCACTACCTGACAACAAAGTAAGTCTTATCGCAAAATGTATTAATAACAACATTCATATAGGAGTGACAAACAAAGGCCCTATAATACCAGAGGGCTCA